One window of Pleurodeles waltl isolate 20211129_DDA chromosome 3_1, aPleWal1.hap1.20221129, whole genome shotgun sequence genomic DNA carries:
- the SP5 gene encoding transcription factor Sp5: MAAVALLRGDPLHAFLQDRTPSTSPDGAQHSPLALLAATCSRIGQTGAMPPEFFQVTFDPSLGSPSRIFHPWSSEVSSHSPGRLPPHNNLGFVSQKAQRTGHHQASFSSHELPLTPPADPSYPYEFSPVKMLSSAIPALQSGCSATYVPAVSYAAASAIHSYVPGHSNLIHQQPRQLSPQTTDDMSWWSIQQASSMSPHPSMAHHHFPLQSSLVLGPSDFAQYQTQIAALLHSKAPVATARRCRRCRCPNCQASSGVEEPGRKKQHICHIPGCAKVYGKTSHLKAHLRWHSGERPFICNWLFCGKSFTRSDELQRHLRTHTGEKRFVCAECGKRFMRSDHLAKHVKTHQSKKGKGGERAVKQEPLRGH, from the exons ATGGCAGCGGTGGCGCTGCTGCGCGGGGACCCTCTCCACGCCTTCTTACAG GACCGCACCCCCAGCACGTCCCCAGACGGGGCCCAGCACTCGCCACTGGCTCTCCTGGCAGCAACCTGCAGCCGCATTGGGCAGACCGGTGCCATGCCTCCAGAATTCTTCCAGGTCACCTTCGACCCATCTCTGGGATCGCCATCGAGGATCTTCCACCCCTGGTCTAGTGAGGTGTCGTCTCATTCTCCGGGGAGACTTCCTCCCCACAACAATCTGGGATTTGTTTCACAGAAAGCCCAGCGAACTGGCCATCACCAGGCTTCATTCAGCTCTCATGAGCTTCCTTTGACGCCCCCAGCGGATCCCTCCTATCCATATGAGTTTTCTCCAGTTAAGATGCTGTCTTCTGCTATACCAGCTTTGCAGTCGGGTTGCTCTGCCACCTATGTGCCCGCTGTATCTTATGCTGCAGCTTCTGCCATCCATAGCTATGTGCCCGGACATTCAAACCTCATCCACCAACAGCCCAGACAGCTATCCCCTCAGACAACTGATGACATGTCCTGGTGGAGCATTCAGCAAGCCAGCTCAATGAGCCCGCATCCCTCCATGGCCCACCACCACTTCCCCCTGCAGAGCAGCCTGGTGCTTGGGCCCTCAGACTTTGCACAATACCAGACTCAGATTGCCGCCTTACTGCACTCTAAGGCTCCTGTGGCGACGGCCCGGAGATGCCGGAGATGTCGGTGTCCCAACTGCCAGGCCTCCAGTGGGGTTGAGGAGCCAGGGCGGAAGAAGCAACACATCTGCCACATCCCCGGCTGTGCTAAGGTGTATGGCAAGACCTCGCACCTTAAGGCACACCTACGGTGGCATTCCGGTGAGCGGCCCTTCATCTGCAACTGGCTGTTCTGCGGCAAGAGCTTCACCCGCTCTGACGAGCTCCAGAGGCACTTGAGGACTCACACTGGAGAGAAGCGCTTTGTGTGTGCGGAGTGTGGAAAACGATTTATGAGGAGTGACCACTTGGCCAAGCATGTGAAGACCCACCAAAGCAAGAAAGGGAAGGGTGGGGAGCGGGCGGTGAAGCAGGAGCCTCTGAGGGGGCACTAG